One Pseudodesulfovibrio senegalensis DNA segment encodes these proteins:
- a CDS encoding 3-isopropylmalate dehydratase small subunit, whose translation MKVTGTAHRVGDHIDTDAIIPARFLVTTDPDELGANCMEGLEEGWISRVSKNDVIVAGENFGCGSSREHAPISILGAGIPVVIAKSFARIFYRNGFNMGLVLLEVGDGIEKIGDSDSIEVDTEKGEVRNLTTDDVIPCSPVPEFMQEILDAGGLVPYAKKKLS comes from the coding sequence ATGAAAGTGACAGGAACCGCCCACAGAGTGGGCGATCATATCGATACGGACGCCATCATTCCGGCCCGTTTTCTGGTGACCACGGACCCCGATGAGCTGGGCGCCAACTGCATGGAAGGCCTTGAAGAGGGCTGGATCAGCCGCGTCAGCAAGAATGACGTGATTGTGGCCGGAGAGAATTTCGGCTGCGGCTCTTCGCGTGAACACGCGCCCATTTCCATTCTCGGAGCGGGCATCCCGGTGGTCATCGCCAAAAGCTTTGCGAGGATCTTCTATCGCAACGGTTTCAATATGGGACTGGTTCTGCTGGAGGTCGGCGACGGCATCGAAAAGATTGGCGATAGCGATTCCATTGAAGTGGATACGGAAAAGGGCGAGGTTCGCAATCTGACCACCGACGATGTGATCCCCTGTTCCCCGGTGCCCGAGTTCATGCAGGAAATTCTGGATGCCGGCGGACTCGTGCCGTACGCCAAAAAGAAATTGTCCTGA
- a CDS encoding 2-isopropylmalate synthase has product MSERVYIFDTTLRDGEQSPGATMNLDEKIRMARQLETLGVDIIEAGFPIASQGDFESVRAIANAVGDVQVAGLCRSVVKDIDRCWEAVKVAKNPRIHTFLATSPIHMEHKLGKTPEQVLVMADAAVRHAAQYTTNVEFSAEDASRSDWDFLVKVTETAISAGATTINIPDTVGYTQPHEFHELIKYLMDNVSNVDKAVISVHCHNDLGLAVANTLAAIRAGARQAEVTVSGIGERAGNAALEEVVMAMNTRKDQYPYETGINTHELFPSCRRLSQIIGQPIPPYKAIVGPNAFAHESGVHQDGVIKNRLTYEIMTPESIGRAGNEIVIGKHSGSHAIRKKVEQLGYSLDDAQLGVLFNAVKELADKKEQVFDEDVEALILEKVFRRRDKFRLADMSVFSGAGEVPPHAAMVLEFGEPGVDADVRTVSEFGEGCVDAVFKSIYSLVGVTPRLVRYSVNAVTEGSDALAGVAVRIEHDGVSAVGRANDADVVKASALAMVNALNRMEKAKEER; this is encoded by the coding sequence ATGTCTGAACGTGTGTATATTTTCGATACTACGTTGCGTGATGGTGAGCAGTCTCCCGGCGCCACCATGAACCTTGACGAAAAGATTCGTATGGCAAGACAGCTGGAAACGCTTGGTGTGGATATCATCGAGGCGGGTTTTCCCATTGCCAGTCAGGGTGACTTCGAGTCGGTGCGAGCCATAGCCAATGCTGTTGGCGATGTGCAGGTAGCCGGGCTGTGCCGTTCAGTGGTCAAGGACATCGACCGCTGCTGGGAAGCGGTCAAGGTTGCCAAAAATCCCCGAATTCATACGTTCCTGGCCACCAGCCCCATCCATATGGAGCACAAGCTCGGCAAAACCCCGGAGCAGGTGCTGGTAATGGCCGACGCCGCAGTGCGCCATGCTGCCCAGTATACCACGAACGTGGAATTTTCCGCCGAGGATGCGTCCCGGTCCGATTGGGATTTTCTGGTCAAGGTTACGGAAACCGCCATTTCCGCCGGGGCCACGACCATCAATATCCCCGACACCGTGGGCTATACGCAGCCGCATGAATTTCATGAACTGATCAAGTACCTCATGGACAATGTCTCCAATGTGGACAAGGCTGTTATCTCGGTGCATTGCCACAATGATCTCGGACTGGCCGTGGCCAACACGCTGGCCGCCATTCGTGCCGGTGCGCGCCAGGCCGAGGTTACGGTGTCCGGCATTGGCGAACGTGCGGGAAACGCCGCCCTCGAAGAGGTGGTCATGGCCATGAATACCCGCAAGGATCAGTATCCGTATGAAACGGGCATCAACACCCACGAGCTGTTTCCTTCCTGCCGCAGATTGTCGCAGATTATCGGGCAGCCCATTCCTCCGTACAAGGCCATTGTCGGTCCCAATGCCTTTGCCCATGAGTCGGGCGTGCATCAGGACGGGGTCATCAAGAACCGCCTTACCTACGAAATCATGACCCCGGAATCCATTGGCCGGGCCGGAAACGAGATCGTCATCGGCAAGCATTCCGGCAGTCACGCCATTCGCAAGAAGGTCGAACAGCTCGGTTATTCGCTGGACGATGCGCAACTCGGCGTGCTTTTCAATGCGGTCAAGGAGCTGGCGGACAAGAAGGAACAGGTCTTTGACGAGGACGTGGAAGCCCTGATTCTGGAAAAGGTTTTCCGCAGGCGGGACAAGTTCCGCCTTGCGGACATGAGTGTGTTTTCCGGTGCCGGAGAAGTGCCGCCCCATGCGGCCATGGTGCTGGAATTTGGTGAACCGGGAGTTGACGCTGACGTGCGCACGGTTTCCGAGTTCGGTGAAGGATGCGTTGACGCCGTGTTCAAGTCCATCTATTCGTTGGTCGGAGTAACACCCCGTTTGGTTCGCTACTCGGTCAACGCCGTAACCGAAGGTTCGGATGCCCTGGCCGGTGTAGCCGTGCGCATTGAACACGACGGCGTAAGCGCCGTGGGTCGCGCCAATGACGCGGACGTGGTCAAGGCAAGCGCCCTGGCAATGGTCAACGCGCTCAATCGCATGGAAAAAGCAAAAGAGGAGAGATAG
- the leuB gene encoding 3-isopropylmalate dehydrogenase, with protein sequence MKKICVLPGDGIGPEIVAQALAVLDKVGERFNHSFEYEEALIGGAAIDADGVPLPEETVAKCRKADAVLLGAVGGPKWDEIDPSIRPEKGLLGIRKELGLFANVRPATLFPQLKESCYLRPDIVEKGLDVMVVRELTGGIYFGEPRMDGEKDGQRYGFNTMVYYEDEIRRIARVAFEAARKRDGRVCSVDKANVLDVSRVWREIVIDEHANYSDVELTHMYVDNAAMQLVRDPSQFDVMVTGNLFGDILSDEAAAITGSIGMLPSASLGAGNPGLFEPIHGSAPDIAGQDKANPLATILSISMMLRHAFDMAKEADCIDKAVQDTLSNGLRTGDIMSEGYRLVGCREMGEAVLSALD encoded by the coding sequence ATGAAAAAGATATGTGTATTGCCCGGAGACGGGATAGGACCGGAAATTGTTGCGCAGGCCTTGGCCGTGCTGGACAAGGTCGGTGAACGGTTCAACCATTCCTTTGAGTATGAGGAAGCCCTGATTGGTGGCGCGGCCATTGATGCCGACGGCGTGCCCCTGCCCGAAGAAACCGTTGCCAAGTGCAGGAAGGCCGATGCCGTACTGCTGGGCGCGGTGGGCGGACCCAAATGGGACGAAATTGATCCTTCCATCCGACCGGAAAAGGGCCTGCTGGGCATCCGCAAGGAATTGGGACTGTTCGCCAACGTGCGCCCCGCAACCCTTTTTCCGCAACTCAAGGAGTCCTGCTACCTGCGTCCTGACATCGTGGAAAAGGGACTGGACGTCATGGTCGTTCGCGAACTGACCGGGGGCATCTATTTTGGCGAACCGCGTATGGACGGAGAAAAGGACGGACAGCGATACGGCTTCAACACCATGGTCTACTACGAGGACGAAATCCGTCGCATTGCCCGTGTTGCCTTTGAGGCAGCCCGCAAGCGCGACGGCCGCGTCTGCTCGGTGGACAAGGCCAATGTGCTGGATGTTTCCCGGGTCTGGCGCGAGATCGTCATCGACGAACACGCCAATTATTCGGACGTGGAGCTGACCCACATGTATGTGGATAATGCGGCCATGCAGCTGGTGCGCGATCCTTCCCAGTTCGACGTCATGGTTACCGGCAACCTGTTCGGCGACATCCTTTCGGATGAAGCCGCAGCCATTACCGGTTCCATTGGCATGTTGCCCTCGGCCTCTCTGGGTGCGGGCAATCCCGGTCTGTTCGAACCCATCCATGGTTCGGCTCCGGACATTGCCGGGCAGGACAAGGCCAACCCTCTGGCCACGATTTTGTCCATTTCCATGATGCTGCGGCATGCCTTTGACATGGCGAAAGAGGCGGACTGCATCGACAAGGCCGTGCAGGATACCCTGTCCAATGGGTTGCGGACCGGTGATATCATGTCGGAGGGTTATCGTCTTGTGGGCTGCAGGGAAATGGGAGAGGCCGTATTGAGCGCCTTGGATTAG
- a CDS encoding metal-dependent hydrolase has product MDPVTHLASGVIGAQAFRRNFPKARLFMPFCILCAWIPDVDILFFNADPEWSLLHHRGLSTSIAGGAVMAVILAILYRFVARKVPLAKSFLLALFLIYVHIWLDYITSYGTQILAPFSNERFSLDALFIIDPIYTITLLLFMVVAFIRKNKESVIGKWALAFVFIYPLASLGTGSLLENMMSKQYANQGIQFEEFDFIPDAFTPIYWKVVSRQKDTYTLTLVNTFVPGKEYPSISGHRANPGLLEELGTQTSMFATWKWFARYPIIKTRDTGNGTEMIFDDLRFSSVHPVMTSIFTERKPPFRLVGTVDDQGRLKSWQFNHSLRKTLEEAVQ; this is encoded by the coding sequence ATGGATCCTGTTACCCACTTGGCTTCAGGCGTTATCGGCGCACAGGCTTTCAGGCGAAACTTTCCCAAAGCCCGTCTGTTTATGCCCTTCTGCATTCTCTGTGCATGGATTCCAGACGTGGATATCCTCTTTTTCAACGCAGACCCTGAATGGTCCCTGCTCCATCATCGCGGGCTGAGCACATCCATTGCGGGGGGGGCGGTCATGGCCGTTATTCTGGCAATCCTCTACAGGTTTGTGGCCCGTAAAGTTCCATTGGCCAAATCGTTCCTGCTGGCACTCTTCCTCATATATGTTCACATCTGGCTGGACTACATCACATCGTACGGAACCCAAATTCTGGCTCCGTTTTCCAATGAACGCTTTTCGCTGGATGCACTTTTCATCATAGACCCCATATATACAATTACCCTGCTGCTGTTCATGGTGGTCGCTTTCATCCGAAAGAACAAAGAAAGCGTCATCGGCAAATGGGCACTGGCATTCGTGTTCATTTATCCGCTTGCCAGCCTGGGGACGGGATCATTGCTCGAAAACATGATGAGCAAGCAATACGCCAATCAGGGAATACAATTCGAAGAATTTGACTTTATCCCAGATGCATTCACCCCTATATACTGGAAGGTCGTTTCCCGGCAAAAGGACACCTATACGCTGACCCTGGTCAACACGTTCGTCCCCGGCAAAGAATATCCTTCCATTTCCGGGCATAGGGCCAATCCGGGCCTGCTTGAGGAGTTAGGGACGCAAACCTCCATGTTTGCTACATGGAAATGGTTTGCCCGGTATCCGATCATAAAGACCCGCGACACAGGCAACGGTACGGAAATGATTTTCGACGACCTGCGCTTTTCAAGCGTCCATCCGGTAATGACGTCAATCTTTACCGAACGAAAGCCACCATTCCGTCTCGTAGGCACTGTCGACGACCAAGGCCGACTGAAGAGTTGGCAGTTCAATCATTCGCTGCGCAAGACTCTGGAAGAGGCCGTCCAGTGA
- the leuC gene encoding 3-isopropylmalate dehydratase large subunit, giving the protein MPQTLAEKILQRHTDQDVREAGQIVQCRVSMVLANDITAPLAIKSFKAMGARQVFDKDKVSLVCDHFTPNKDIESAEQVKVVRDFAEQMGITHYYECGEVGVEHALLPEKGIVGPGDIVVGADSHTCTYGGLGAFATGMGSTDIAGAMALGETWFKVPPTIKVEIEGTPQEYVGAKDYMLNLIGRIGVAGALYKALEFSGTAVDDLTVEGRMTMANMAIEAGGKVGLFASDAKTLAYAAAAGRSGDIELSADAGAIYERVVNIDVSDMAPQVACPHLPDNVKPVDETAGLRIHQAVIGSCTNGRIEDMREAAAILKGRTVDSKVRCIVLPATPGIWKQCLKEGLMEIFMASGCIVGPPTCGPCLGGHMGILAGGERAIATTNRNFKGRMGSLESEVFLSNPAVAAASAIAGEIINPAKL; this is encoded by the coding sequence ATGCCACAAACTCTGGCAGAAAAGATATTGCAACGGCACACGGATCAGGACGTGCGCGAGGCCGGACAGATCGTCCAGTGCCGCGTGTCCATGGTTCTGGCCAACGACATTACTGCGCCGCTGGCCATCAAGTCGTTCAAGGCCATGGGAGCCAGGCAGGTGTTCGACAAGGACAAGGTCTCCCTTGTCTGCGACCACTTTACTCCGAACAAGGACATCGAGTCTGCGGAGCAGGTCAAGGTGGTCCGTGATTTTGCCGAACAGATGGGCATTACCCATTATTACGAATGCGGCGAAGTGGGCGTGGAACACGCCCTGCTGCCGGAAAAAGGCATTGTCGGCCCCGGCGACATCGTCGTGGGTGCGGACAGCCACACCTGTACCTATGGCGGGCTGGGCGCTTTTGCCACGGGTATGGGCTCCACGGACATTGCCGGGGCCATGGCCCTCGGTGAAACGTGGTTCAAGGTGCCGCCCACCATCAAGGTGGAAATCGAGGGCACGCCGCAGGAATATGTGGGCGCCAAGGATTACATGCTCAACCTCATCGGCAGGATCGGTGTTGCCGGCGCCCTGTACAAGGCTCTGGAGTTCAGCGGCACTGCCGTGGATGATCTTACCGTGGAAGGGCGCATGACCATGGCCAACATGGCCATTGAGGCCGGAGGCAAGGTCGGATTGTTCGCCTCGGACGCCAAGACCCTTGCGTATGCCGCTGCTGCGGGCCGTTCCGGCGACATCGAACTGAGTGCCGATGCGGGCGCGATATACGAGCGGGTGGTGAACATTGACGTGAGTGACATGGCGCCGCAGGTTGCCTGTCCGCATCTGCCGGACAACGTCAAGCCCGTGGATGAAACCGCAGGGTTGCGGATTCATCAGGCCGTGATCGGCTCGTGTACCAATGGGCGTATCGAAGACATGCGCGAAGCCGCAGCCATTCTCAAGGGGCGGACCGTTGATTCCAAGGTCCGCTGCATTGTCCTGCCTGCCACGCCCGGCATTTGGAAGCAGTGCCTCAAGGAAGGGCTTATGGAAATATTCATGGCCTCGGGCTGTATTGTGGGACCGCCCACTTGCGGACCGTGTCTTGGCGGGCACATGGGCATTTTGGCGGGCGGCGAGCGTGCCATTGCCACCACCAACCGCAACTTCAAGGGCCGCATGGGCAGCCTGGAGAGCGAAGTATTCCTTTCCAATCCCGCTGTTGCCGCTGCCAGCGCCATTGCCGGCGAAATCATCAACCCCGCCAAACTCTAG
- the pssA gene encoding CDP-diacylglycerol--serine O-phosphatidyltransferase, whose amino-acid sequence MTGEKKLPRHKSVYILPNLLTAASLFAGFLGMTLAIKGNFEGCALCILISCVLDGLDGKVARLTGTTSEFGIQLDSLADLVAFGVTPAIMAYLWQLHAFNRLGLMAAFLMIVCGALRLARFNVQTKTSSKKFFVGLPIPAAGCTLATLVLFSSYLPPEFAAKALPVSTLVLVYVVSFFMVSSIRFYSFKEFGALKAHPFSAMVTAILLCVLVASKPKLLGFLIFLGYLVSGPVYTIFFLSRRSSRLLGDSTSKKLS is encoded by the coding sequence ATGACTGGGGAAAAGAAATTGCCGCGCCATAAGAGCGTGTACATTCTGCCGAACCTGCTGACTGCAGCGAGCCTGTTTGCTGGCTTTCTGGGCATGACGTTGGCCATCAAAGGAAACTTTGAAGGGTGCGCGTTGTGTATTTTGATCAGTTGTGTGCTCGACGGTCTGGACGGCAAGGTCGCCCGGCTCACGGGAACCACCAGTGAATTCGGCATCCAGCTCGATTCTCTGGCCGACCTTGTGGCTTTTGGCGTCACCCCGGCCATCATGGCCTATCTCTGGCAGTTGCATGCGTTCAACCGTCTCGGCCTCATGGCCGCGTTCCTCATGATCGTGTGCGGTGCGCTTCGTCTTGCCCGTTTCAATGTGCAGACAAAGACATCTTCCAAAAAATTCTTTGTGGGCCTGCCCATCCCTGCGGCAGGGTGCACGTTGGCGACTCTGGTCCTGTTCTCTTCCTATCTGCCTCCCGAATTCGCCGCCAAGGCGTTGCCGGTGAGCACGTTGGTGCTGGTCTATGTGGTATCGTTCTTCATGGTCAGTTCCATTCGTTTTTACTCCTTCAAGGAGTTTGGGGCTCTCAAGGCTCACCCGTTCAGTGCGATGGTCACCGCGATTCTGCTTTGCGTGCTGGTGGCATCCAAACCCAAGCTCTTGGGTTTTCTGATCTTCCTCGGGTACCTTGTTTCCGGGCCCGTCTACACCATTTTCTTCCTTTCCCGCAGGAGCTCCCGACTACTAGGAGACTCCACTTCCAAAAAGCTATCCTAG
- a CDS encoding NFACT RNA binding domain-containing protein — protein MEAIFFRSLAAEIGPLLKGRRIEKIFGPAPGVWTFKLQAKGETLHLLFRPAKSAGHLFLSPVKPDNPAIPTAQVMWFRKHLQGRRLLDFHTDWTNLKIAWELTPSRVNDFNYILFDLRTEVSLTTQLPDSFAAAVEWPAFEDILANNEIWRQYPHISPPLRKHLHSLPEAEAHAQYLNLAAGMNDQFHLGQDSAHSIPLTWKTGNHDRTYSSALEAANASGQSALFQQLNTEAGREDNTRLKRERKRLRRNLSRLEQEEERLRSFIQDKIMAEALQAELYRFKQEEGLENVTVSHPEHGEMTVPMNRFLTPTENMERYFRLAAKGERGLRHVKRRRKQLHSELNDLERGRLPERQTTRETAMPAPTLPKRYRGIAASVFTSTDGFTIIRGRNKKANHDIISKAASAFDYWFHLQDGPSSHVILRRDHPNREIPQTTLEQAAALCALKSYRKEDTKATVMYAQVKDVRKVKGFAHGQVRVDSVIGTIQVDMKSSRQLESKLAK, from the coding sequence ATGGAAGCCATTTTCTTCCGTTCTCTGGCGGCCGAAATTGGTCCGCTACTCAAAGGGCGCAGAATAGAAAAAATATTCGGCCCCGCTCCCGGAGTCTGGACATTCAAGCTGCAGGCAAAGGGTGAAACTCTGCATTTGCTCTTCCGGCCCGCCAAATCGGCGGGCCATCTTTTTCTTTCCCCGGTCAAGCCAGACAACCCGGCCATACCGACGGCACAGGTCATGTGGTTCCGCAAACACCTACAGGGGCGACGCCTGCTTGATTTCCATACGGATTGGACCAATCTGAAAATCGCATGGGAACTGACTCCGTCACGGGTCAACGATTTCAACTACATTCTCTTTGACCTGAGAACCGAAGTCTCGTTGACAACCCAATTGCCCGACTCTTTTGCTGCAGCCGTTGAATGGCCAGCCTTTGAAGACATCCTCGCGAACAATGAAATCTGGCGACAATATCCGCACATCTCTCCCCCGCTTCGCAAGCACCTGCATTCCTTGCCCGAGGCAGAGGCGCATGCGCAATACCTGAACCTGGCCGCGGGCATGAACGACCAATTCCACCTTGGTCAGGACTCCGCTCATTCCATCCCTCTGACCTGGAAAACAGGGAACCATGACCGAACGTACTCCTCCGCCCTTGAAGCGGCCAACGCCTCTGGCCAATCAGCACTGTTTCAACAGTTGAATACCGAAGCCGGGCGCGAAGACAATACCCGCCTTAAACGGGAACGCAAACGGTTGCGGCGCAACCTTTCCAGACTTGAGCAGGAAGAGGAACGCCTGCGCTCATTCATTCAAGACAAAATCATGGCCGAGGCGTTGCAGGCCGAACTGTACCGTTTCAAACAGGAAGAAGGACTGGAAAACGTCACCGTTTCCCATCCTGAACACGGCGAGATGACGGTTCCCATGAACCGCTTCCTGACGCCCACGGAAAACATGGAACGTTACTTCCGCCTGGCAGCCAAGGGAGAACGGGGGCTGCGCCATGTGAAACGCAGACGCAAACAGCTCCACAGTGAATTGAACGACCTTGAACGCGGCCGACTTCCGGAAAGGCAGACAACACGGGAAACGGCCATGCCCGCTCCGACACTGCCCAAACGATACAGAGGCATTGCCGCATCCGTATTCACGTCCACGGACGGATTCACCATCATCCGCGGCCGCAACAAAAAGGCCAATCACGACATCATTAGCAAGGCGGCCAGCGCCTTCGACTACTGGTTCCACCTTCAGGACGGCCCCAGCTCCCACGTCATCCTCCGCCGCGACCATCCGAACCGCGAAATACCGCAAACAACGCTGGAGCAGGCTGCGGCCCTGTGTGCCCTCAAAAGCTACAGAAAAGAAGACACCAAAGCCACGGTCATGTATGCTCAGGTCAAGGACGTACGCAAGGTCAAAGGATTTGCCCACGGACAGGTGCGTGTTGATTCGGTCATCGGCACGATTCAGGTAGACATGAAATCATCCCGACAACTTGAATCAAAACTGGCCAAATAA
- the gpmA gene encoding 2,3-diphosphoglycerate-dependent phosphoglycerate mutase, which produces MHTLVLLRHGQSIWNLENRFTGWTDVDLSEQGIGEARESGELLRQQGYEFDVCHTSLLKRAIRTLWLTLDSLDRMWLPVERTWRLNERHYGALQGLNKAETARKYGDEQVFVWRRSFDTPPPPLELGDERFPGNDSRYAQVDKGLLPRCESLQMTIERTMPYWFDVMAPQIRTGKRLLVVAHGNSLRGLVKYLDDMDDQSITRLNIPTGIPLVYTLDENLRPIESRYLGDADKVAQRAEAVANQAKS; this is translated from the coding sequence ATGCATACGCTTGTTCTTCTTCGTCATGGCCAGAGTATCTGGAATCTGGAAAACAGGTTTACGGGTTGGACAGATGTTGATCTGTCCGAGCAGGGGATTGGCGAGGCTCGGGAGTCCGGGGAATTGCTTCGCCAGCAGGGCTATGAATTCGATGTATGCCACACTTCGTTGCTCAAACGAGCCATCCGTACCCTTTGGCTGACACTGGATTCGCTGGATCGCATGTGGTTGCCTGTGGAGCGGACATGGCGCCTGAACGAACGCCATTATGGAGCATTACAGGGGTTGAACAAAGCGGAAACGGCACGCAAATATGGTGACGAGCAGGTTTTTGTCTGGCGTCGCAGTTTTGATACACCGCCTCCGCCTCTTGAGTTGGGGGATGAACGGTTTCCCGGGAATGATTCTCGTTATGCTCAAGTGGACAAAGGATTACTGCCCCGTTGCGAGAGCCTGCAGATGACCATTGAGCGGACCATGCCATACTGGTTTGACGTTATGGCACCCCAGATTCGGACCGGAAAACGTCTTTTGGTGGTTGCGCATGGCAATTCATTGCGCGGGTTGGTCAAGTATCTTGATGATATGGACGACCAAAGTATCACCCGGCTGAATATTCCTACCGGAATCCCTCTCGTGTACACGTTGGATGAAAATCTCAGGCCCATTGAAAGTCGTTATCTTGGCGATGCAGACAAGGTCGCCCAACGCGCTGAAGCTGTTGCCAACCAAGCCAAGTCCTAG
- a CDS encoding phosphatidylserine decarboxylase family protein, giving the protein MRTPSVGVALEGIPYIVIAAFTTLLFAVLEWPVPALVALGLTAFIGHFFRDPERVAPEDPDAVCSPADGRVCKVSREVDPVSGDMRQVVCVFMNVFNVHVNRMPVSGKIERTRYIPGKYFNASLDKASTDNERCVLEIVGKGNQRFTVVQIAGLIARRIVCWAEPADKLKRGERFGLIKFGSRVDLYIPDGYVPTVHVGDKVVAGESTMAVRKA; this is encoded by the coding sequence ATGCGTACCCCCTCTGTAGGCGTAGCCCTTGAAGGTATTCCTTATATTGTTATAGCCGCTTTTACCACGCTGCTTTTTGCTGTGCTGGAATGGCCCGTGCCCGCTCTTGTGGCGCTCGGTTTGACTGCATTCATCGGCCATTTTTTTCGTGATCCGGAACGGGTTGCCCCCGAGGATCCGGACGCGGTGTGCTCTCCGGCCGACGGCCGCGTATGCAAGGTCTCCCGCGAGGTTGACCCCGTGAGCGGCGATATGCGTCAGGTCGTCTGCGTATTCATGAACGTATTCAACGTGCACGTGAACCGCATGCCGGTTTCCGGCAAGATCGAGCGCACCCGGTATATCCCGGGCAAATATTTCAATGCCTCGCTGGACAAGGCCAGCACGGACAACGAACGGTGCGTGCTGGAAATCGTGGGCAAGGGCAACCAGCGGTTTACAGTTGTTCAGATTGCCGGACTGATTGCCCGCAGGATCGTGTGCTGGGCCGAACCGGCTGATAAACTCAAGCGTGGCGAGCGGTTTGGTTTGATCAAGTTCGGGTCCCGAGTTGACCTTTACATCCCGGATGGCTATGTTCCAACTGTGCATGTCGGTGACAAGGTCGTTGCCGGTGAGAGCACCATGGCCGTTCGCAAGGCGTAA
- the dksA gene encoding RNA polymerase-binding protein DksA codes for MKASDIQYFQELLNGMLSDILEKSEATIEDMTESGEVYADPADRATAESDRAFTLRLRDRERKLIKKINQALQRIEDGDFGVCQECGEDISVPRLKARPMTTLCIHCKSKQEEDEKVRGD; via the coding sequence ATGAAAGCTAGTGATATTCAGTACTTTCAGGAACTTCTCAATGGCATGCTCTCCGATATACTTGAGAAGAGCGAAGCAACCATTGAAGACATGACCGAATCCGGCGAGGTTTACGCAGACCCCGCGGACAGGGCAACGGCCGAATCCGACCGGGCCTTCACCCTCCGTCTGCGCGACAGGGAGCGTAAACTCATCAAGAAAATCAACCAGGCTTTGCAGCGCATAGAAGATGGCGACTTTGGCGTCTGTCAGGAATGCGGAGAAGATATCAGCGTCCCCAGACTCAAGGCCCGCCCCATGACCACGCTGTGCATACACTGCAAAAGCAAACAGGAAGAAGACGAAAAAGTTCGCGGCGACTAG
- the mutY gene encoding A/G-specific adenine glycosylase, producing the protein MNESILSSALLGWFSAHGRDLPWRRTYDPYHVWISEIMAQQTQMSRAVSFFERWVERFPSICDVARADEDSVLKQWEGLGYYSRARNIRKAARLICEQHEGVFPRDFQDILSLPGVGEYTAGAIASIAFNLQYPCVDANVKRVFSRLFDLDFSFKSSALHKAVARLMREHMPEGRAREFNQAVMEFGQLVCSKRPDCSLCPICEHCRAFSRDTVLFRPVMEEAVKPMRIDMASGFLLHEGKVLIQKRRADDVWPGLWEFPGGVIEKRETPEQAVVREYREEVALAVRPVEKIGVVRFCYTRYRVTLHGFLCELANGDSWEPVFHEAQEGGFVAPVDLGEFAFPSGHRKLLETMRADVRYSSLFLK; encoded by the coding sequence GTGAACGAATCCATTCTATCTTCCGCTTTGCTCGGCTGGTTTTCTGCCCATGGACGTGATTTGCCGTGGCGTCGCACCTACGATCCCTACCATGTCTGGATTTCCGAGATCATGGCCCAGCAGACACAGATGAGTCGTGCCGTGTCCTTTTTCGAGCGTTGGGTGGAGCGGTTCCCGTCCATATGCGATGTTGCCCGGGCCGATGAAGACAGTGTGCTCAAACAATGGGAAGGGCTGGGCTATTATTCTCGTGCGCGAAATATCCGCAAGGCGGCCCGGTTGATTTGCGAGCAACATGAAGGGGTGTTTCCTCGTGACTTCCAAGATATCCTTTCGCTTCCCGGAGTGGGGGAATACACGGCCGGAGCAATAGCCAGCATTGCCTTCAATCTTCAGTATCCCTGCGTGGATGCCAATGTGAAGCGCGTCTTCTCCCGACTTTTCGATTTGGACTTTTCCTTCAAGAGTTCTGCGTTGCACAAGGCTGTTGCGCGTCTGATGCGCGAACACATGCCCGAAGGTCGTGCCCGGGAGTTCAATCAGGCTGTCATGGAGTTTGGCCAATTGGTGTGTTCAAAGCGTCCGGATTGTTCGTTGTGTCCGATTTGTGAACACTGCAGGGCCTTTTCGCGCGATACTGTCTTGTTTCGTCCTGTCATGGAGGAGGCTGTGAAGCCCATGCGCATTGACATGGCGTCCGGTTTTTTGCTCCATGAGGGGAAGGTGCTGATACAAAAACGCCGAGCTGACGATGTTTGGCCCGGGTTGTGGGAGTTTCCCGGGGGAGTGATCGAAAAGAGGGAAACCCCTGAACAGGCAGTTGTTCGCGAATATCGAGAAGAGGTTGCCCTTGCTGTTCGACCGGTGGAAAAGATCGGTGTGGTGCGATTTTGCTATACCCGTTATCGGGTGACTCTGCATGGTTTTTTGTGCGAACTTGCCAATGGTGATTCTTGGGAACCTGTATTTCACGAGGCGCAGGAAGGGGGGTTTGTTGCACCGGTAGATCTGGGTGAATTTGCCTTTCCTTCCGGGCACCGCAAACTGTTGGAAACCATGCGGGCCGATGTTCGCTACTCGTCTTTGTTTTTGAAGTAA